One window of the Eucalyptus grandis isolate ANBG69807.140 chromosome 8, ASM1654582v1, whole genome shotgun sequence genome contains the following:
- the LOC104416072 gene encoding serine/threonine-protein kinase STE20 isoform X2: MMNEAREDSSQKIKIGRADGNFGDVCSQTGEEFSVEFLRDRMGVRRIHVMPKADHFLPESPSFNFLKDQHVVYEEAGGLLRHTGGKSYANADFANVMAKPMPSPYMESPTHLDYTARPQGEYDFLGQRSNVYYDDAAHARGAMDPPYSSGSPQSYFHQGPGIITQGSSHFKMKLLCSYGGRIFPRPSDGKLRYVGGETRIISIRKNLSWEELMKKTSAICNQPHTIKYQLPGEDLDALISVCSDEDLQNMIEEYHELEKVGTCQRLRIFLVPLTEIESPNSFEARLSAEQQAVDYQYVIAVNGVLDRSPQKSAKGQIPASQVMHQGTTSSDNSPSCLRDSPTFVQPLEIHDYSPKYSNLARTSSNPSAQLLTVRQISNNLHDLSPPATQVPPQKRDLTNHGHVNESNRHFVLDKHPSDKSYYHDNANHQNPTSTQPLQLIDLRIPNLFEAEHIYRQRGTHVPDQNIAEDFVPASCYGLFDINFSRPILKARVFHSDKLATHPEDPASQLLESPELDDPHYGLMHVLSDSQLEGLYRGSTHSTEEGTISCSLSFSTEKVPLLATSSHSSREWKMKSQDLTAAKYQESTSGSHSNEEARMIRDQTVLEWQDDKDSNSFQEKKQFRVLVDEDCVNMLQEHKASSNIELNVSSESQKYSLAPHEDVKRMGCIESAFKDQHGQNPVRTHGSPNQVPELVVSSVSPNHSCKERKSHEEGLLDGAGEVSSEARFNKGLKPVNVMPPRKENHRNIVQPISVIVEDVTENMPLDIPISSSSVAHIQDDPTDSISSAIETEGESIAADTDYEDVKSDGHDADDPISDAVIAEIEAGIYGLQIIKNADLEELQELGSGTFGTVYHGKWRGTDVAIKRIKKSCFAGRSSEQDRITKDFWREAKILSNLHHPNVVAFYGVVPDGPGGTLATVTEFMVNGSLRHNLVKNNRALDRRKKLMIAMDAAFGMEYLHFKNIVHFDLKCDNLLVNLKDPRRPICKVADFGLSRIKQNTFVSGGIRGTLPWMAPELLNGTNNRVSEKVDIFSFGIAMWEMLTGEEPYANMHCGAIIGGIVSNTLRPPIPEGCDPEWKELMEECWSADPSRRPSFTQITMRLQTMLKTLQTKRYAEKPKY; encoded by the exons ATGATGAATGAGGCCAGGGAAGATTCAagccagaaaatcaaaataggcAGAGCTGACGGGAACTTCGGCGACGTATGTTCTCAGACAGGTGAAGAGTTTTCGGTTGAGTTCTTAAGGGATCGGATGGGCGTCCGGAGAATCCACGTGATGCCGAAAGCGGATCATTTCCTGCCAGAGAGTCCGAGCTTCAATTTTTTGAAGGATCAACATGTAGTTTACGAGGAGGCGGGTGGCCTGCTCCGGCACACCGGAGGGAAGTCGTACGCCAATGCGGATTTCGCTAATGTCATGGCTAAACCTATGCCGAGTCCGTACATGGAGAGCCCCACTCATTTGGATTATACAGCAAGGCCTCAAGGAGAATACGATTTTCTCGGGCAACGGTCCAATGTATACTACGACGATGCCGCTCATGCTCGAGGCGCCATGGATCCGCCCTATTCCTCGGGGTCGCCTCAGTCGTACTTTCATCAGGGACCAGGAATCATCACGCAGGGCTCTTCCCATTTCAAGATGAAGTTACTTTGTAGCTATGGTGGACGGATTTTTCCGAGGCCTAGCGATGGGAAGCTTCGGTACGTTGGTGGCGAAACCCGCATCATATCCATAAGGAAGAACCTCTCCTGGGAAGAACTCATGAAGAAGACCTCAGCGATCTGCAACCAGCCTCATACCATCAAATATCAACTACCTGGTGAAGATCTCGACGCGCTGATCTCGGTTTGTTCCGACGAGGACCTACAGAATATGATAGAGGAATATCATGAGCTCGAAAAAGTCGGTACTTGTCAGAGACTCCGGATATTTCTCGTCCCCTTGACCGAGATAGAGAGCCCGAATTCCTTCGAAGCTAGATTATCAGCTGAGCAGCAAGCCGTCGATTATCAATACGTCATCGCCGTTAATGGGGTATTGGATCGGAGCCCACAAAAGAGCGCAAAAGGACAGATTCCGGCGAGCCAAGTAATGCATCAGGGCACAACGTCCTCAGACAACAGCCCAAGTTGTCTTAGAGACTCTCCAACGTTCGTTCAGCCTCTAGAAATCCACGATTATAGCCCGAAATACTCGAATTTGGCAAGAACAAGTTCGAATCCTTCCGCTCAATTATTGACAGTGAGACAGATCTCCAACAATCTTCATGACCTTTCTCCCCCGGCGACTCAGGTTCCACCACAGAAGAGGGATTTGACGAATCACGGTCATGTGAATGAGAGCAATAGGCATTTTGTGCTGGACAAGCATCCTAGTGATAAGTCCTACTATCATGACAATGCCAATCATCAAAATCCTACATCTACTCAGCCTCTTCAACTGATCGACTTGCGAATACCGAACTTGTTTGAAGCCGAACATATATATAGACAAAGAGGCACTCATGTTCCCGATCAGAACATTGCAGAAGATTTCGTGCCAGCATCATGCTACGGTCTGTTCGACATCAATTTCAGTAGGCCTATACTCAAGGCAAGGGTGTTCCATTCAGATAAACTCGCAACTCATCCTGAAGACCCGGCGTCTCAGCTTCTGGAATCTCCTGAACTGGATGACCCTCATTACGGATTGATGCACGTGCTATCGGACTCACAGTTGGAAGGACTTTACAGGGGATCAACGCATTCTACAGAGGAAGGAACAATTTCATGTTCATTGAGTTTTTCGACAGAGAAGGTCCCCTTGCTGGCAACTTCAAGCCATTCTTCGCGTGAATGGAAGATGAAGTCACAGGACCTAACTGCTGCAAAATATCAGGAAAGCACATCTGGTTCGCACTCGAATGAGGAGGCGCGAATGATCAGGGACCAAACAGTACTGGAGTGGCAAGATGACAAAGATTCCAATTCCTTTCAAGAGAAAAAGCAATTTAGAG TCCTTGTTGACGAGGATTGCGTGAACATGCTACAAGAGCACAAGGCAAGTTCCAACATTGAACTAAACGTTTCCTCAGAGAGCCAAAAATATAGCCTTGCACCTCATGAAGATGTGAAACGAATGGGATGTATTGAATCAGCTTTCAAAGATCAGCATGGACAGAACCCTGTGCGGACTCATGGATCACCTAACCAAGTTCCTGAACTCGTTGTGTCTTCAGTCTCT CCTAATCATTCTTGCAAAGAGAGAAAATCCCATGAAGAGGGTTTGTTGGACGGCGCTGGAGAAGTCAGCTCTGAGGCAAGATTCAATAAGGGATTGAAACCTGTAAATGTAATGCCTCCTCGCAAAGAAAATCATCGGAACATTGTCCAGCCAATATCGGTGATCGTTGAGGATGTAACTGAGAATATGCCTCTTGACATCCCCATTTCCTCAAGTTCAGTGGCGCATATCCAGGATGACCCTACTGATAGCATCTCATCCGCTATAGAAACAGAAGGCGAAAGCATTGCTGCTGATACTGACTATGAG GATGTGAAAAGCGATGGCCATGATGCAGATGACCCCATATCTGATGCAGTGATAGCTGAAATCGAAGCTGGCATCTACGGTTTGCAG ATCATAAAGAACGCCGACCTGGAAGAACTACAAGAATTAGGATCCGGCACATTCGGGACGGTTTATCACGGCAAATGGAGAGGGACAGATGTCGCCatcaaaagaattaagaaaagttGTTTTGCAGGAAGATCGTCCGAGCAAGATCGCATA ACAAAAGATTTCTGGAGAGAGGCGAAGATCTTGTCGAATCTTCATCATCCCAACGTCGTGGCATTCTATGGAGTTGTTCCTGATGGCCCTGGTGGGACATTGGCAACGGTGACCGAGTTCATGGTTAATGGCTCACTCAGACATAATCTAGTAAAAAACAACAG AGCTTTGGACCGTCGGAAAAAGCTTATGATAGCAATGGATGCAGCTTTCGGGATGGAGTATCTGCATTTCAAGAACATCGTCCATTTCGACTTGAAGTGCGACAATCTGCTTGTCAATTTGAAGGATCCCCGTCGACCAATTTGCAAG GTCGCAGATTTCGGCTTGTCGAGGATCAAACAGAACACTTTCGTGTCGGGTGGAATCCGGGGTACGCTCCCCTGGATGGCGCCCGAGCTCTTGAACGGTACTAACAACCGAGTCTCGGAGAAG GTGGATATCTTCTCATTCGGGATCGCCATGTGGGAGATGTTGACCGGCGAAGAACCTTATGCTAACATGCACTGTGGTGCAATCATAG gggGCATTGTCAGCAACACGCTGAGGCCGCCGATACCGGAGGGGTGCGATCCGGAGTGGAAGGAACTGATGGAGGAGTGCTGGTCTGCTGATCCCTCGAGGCGGCCGTCCTTCACGCAGATCACCATGAGGCTGCAGACCATGCTGAAGACTCTCCAGACCAAGCGATACGCCGAGAAGCCCAAGTACTGA
- the LOC104416072 gene encoding serine/threonine-protein kinase STE20 isoform X1, which translates to MMNEAREDSSQKIKIGRADGNFGDVCSQTGEEFSVEFLRDRMGVRRIHVMPKADHFLPESPSFNFLKDQHVVYEEAGGLLRHTGGKSYANADFANVMAKPMPSPYMESPTHLDYTARPQGEYDFLGQRSNVYYDDAAHARGAMDPPYSSGSPQSYFHQGPGIITQGSSHFKMKLLCSYGGRIFPRPSDGKLRYVGGETRIISIRKNLSWEELMKKTSAICNQPHTIKYQLPGEDLDALISVCSDEDLQNMIEEYHELEKVGTCQRLRIFLVPLTEIESPNSFEARLSAEQQAVDYQYVIAVNGVLDRSPQKSAKGQIPASQVMHQGTTSSDNSPSCLRDSPTFVQPLEIHDYSPKYSNLARTSSNPSAQLLTVRQISNNLHDLSPPATQVPPQKRDLTNHGHVNESNRHFVLDKHPSDKSYYHDNANHQNPTSTQPLQLIDLRIPNLFEAEHIYRQRGTHVPDQNIAEDFVPASCYGLFDINFSRPILKARVFHSDKLATHPEDPASQLLESPELDDPHYGLMHVLSDSQLEGLYRGSTHSTEEGTISCSLSFSTEKVPLLATSSHSSREWKMKSQDLTAAKYQESTSGSHSNEEARMIRDQTVLEWQDDKDSNSFQEKKQFRVVLVDEDCVNMLQEHKASSNIELNVSSESQKYSLAPHEDVKRMGCIESAFKDQHGQNPVRTHGSPNQVPELVVSSVSPNHSCKERKSHEEGLLDGAGEVSSEARFNKGLKPVNVMPPRKENHRNIVQPISVIVEDVTENMPLDIPISSSSVAHIQDDPTDSISSAIETEGESIAADTDYEDVKSDGHDADDPISDAVIAEIEAGIYGLQIIKNADLEELQELGSGTFGTVYHGKWRGTDVAIKRIKKSCFAGRSSEQDRITKDFWREAKILSNLHHPNVVAFYGVVPDGPGGTLATVTEFMVNGSLRHNLVKNNRALDRRKKLMIAMDAAFGMEYLHFKNIVHFDLKCDNLLVNLKDPRRPICKVADFGLSRIKQNTFVSGGIRGTLPWMAPELLNGTNNRVSEKVDIFSFGIAMWEMLTGEEPYANMHCGAIIGGIVSNTLRPPIPEGCDPEWKELMEECWSADPSRRPSFTQITMRLQTMLKTLQTKRYAEKPKY; encoded by the exons ATGATGAATGAGGCCAGGGAAGATTCAagccagaaaatcaaaataggcAGAGCTGACGGGAACTTCGGCGACGTATGTTCTCAGACAGGTGAAGAGTTTTCGGTTGAGTTCTTAAGGGATCGGATGGGCGTCCGGAGAATCCACGTGATGCCGAAAGCGGATCATTTCCTGCCAGAGAGTCCGAGCTTCAATTTTTTGAAGGATCAACATGTAGTTTACGAGGAGGCGGGTGGCCTGCTCCGGCACACCGGAGGGAAGTCGTACGCCAATGCGGATTTCGCTAATGTCATGGCTAAACCTATGCCGAGTCCGTACATGGAGAGCCCCACTCATTTGGATTATACAGCAAGGCCTCAAGGAGAATACGATTTTCTCGGGCAACGGTCCAATGTATACTACGACGATGCCGCTCATGCTCGAGGCGCCATGGATCCGCCCTATTCCTCGGGGTCGCCTCAGTCGTACTTTCATCAGGGACCAGGAATCATCACGCAGGGCTCTTCCCATTTCAAGATGAAGTTACTTTGTAGCTATGGTGGACGGATTTTTCCGAGGCCTAGCGATGGGAAGCTTCGGTACGTTGGTGGCGAAACCCGCATCATATCCATAAGGAAGAACCTCTCCTGGGAAGAACTCATGAAGAAGACCTCAGCGATCTGCAACCAGCCTCATACCATCAAATATCAACTACCTGGTGAAGATCTCGACGCGCTGATCTCGGTTTGTTCCGACGAGGACCTACAGAATATGATAGAGGAATATCATGAGCTCGAAAAAGTCGGTACTTGTCAGAGACTCCGGATATTTCTCGTCCCCTTGACCGAGATAGAGAGCCCGAATTCCTTCGAAGCTAGATTATCAGCTGAGCAGCAAGCCGTCGATTATCAATACGTCATCGCCGTTAATGGGGTATTGGATCGGAGCCCACAAAAGAGCGCAAAAGGACAGATTCCGGCGAGCCAAGTAATGCATCAGGGCACAACGTCCTCAGACAACAGCCCAAGTTGTCTTAGAGACTCTCCAACGTTCGTTCAGCCTCTAGAAATCCACGATTATAGCCCGAAATACTCGAATTTGGCAAGAACAAGTTCGAATCCTTCCGCTCAATTATTGACAGTGAGACAGATCTCCAACAATCTTCATGACCTTTCTCCCCCGGCGACTCAGGTTCCACCACAGAAGAGGGATTTGACGAATCACGGTCATGTGAATGAGAGCAATAGGCATTTTGTGCTGGACAAGCATCCTAGTGATAAGTCCTACTATCATGACAATGCCAATCATCAAAATCCTACATCTACTCAGCCTCTTCAACTGATCGACTTGCGAATACCGAACTTGTTTGAAGCCGAACATATATATAGACAAAGAGGCACTCATGTTCCCGATCAGAACATTGCAGAAGATTTCGTGCCAGCATCATGCTACGGTCTGTTCGACATCAATTTCAGTAGGCCTATACTCAAGGCAAGGGTGTTCCATTCAGATAAACTCGCAACTCATCCTGAAGACCCGGCGTCTCAGCTTCTGGAATCTCCTGAACTGGATGACCCTCATTACGGATTGATGCACGTGCTATCGGACTCACAGTTGGAAGGACTTTACAGGGGATCAACGCATTCTACAGAGGAAGGAACAATTTCATGTTCATTGAGTTTTTCGACAGAGAAGGTCCCCTTGCTGGCAACTTCAAGCCATTCTTCGCGTGAATGGAAGATGAAGTCACAGGACCTAACTGCTGCAAAATATCAGGAAAGCACATCTGGTTCGCACTCGAATGAGGAGGCGCGAATGATCAGGGACCAAACAGTACTGGAGTGGCAAGATGACAAAGATTCCAATTCCTTTCAAGAGAAAAAGCAATTTAGAG TAGTCCTTGTTGACGAGGATTGCGTGAACATGCTACAAGAGCACAAGGCAAGTTCCAACATTGAACTAAACGTTTCCTCAGAGAGCCAAAAATATAGCCTTGCACCTCATGAAGATGTGAAACGAATGGGATGTATTGAATCAGCTTTCAAAGATCAGCATGGACAGAACCCTGTGCGGACTCATGGATCACCTAACCAAGTTCCTGAACTCGTTGTGTCTTCAGTCTCT CCTAATCATTCTTGCAAAGAGAGAAAATCCCATGAAGAGGGTTTGTTGGACGGCGCTGGAGAAGTCAGCTCTGAGGCAAGATTCAATAAGGGATTGAAACCTGTAAATGTAATGCCTCCTCGCAAAGAAAATCATCGGAACATTGTCCAGCCAATATCGGTGATCGTTGAGGATGTAACTGAGAATATGCCTCTTGACATCCCCATTTCCTCAAGTTCAGTGGCGCATATCCAGGATGACCCTACTGATAGCATCTCATCCGCTATAGAAACAGAAGGCGAAAGCATTGCTGCTGATACTGACTATGAG GATGTGAAAAGCGATGGCCATGATGCAGATGACCCCATATCTGATGCAGTGATAGCTGAAATCGAAGCTGGCATCTACGGTTTGCAG ATCATAAAGAACGCCGACCTGGAAGAACTACAAGAATTAGGATCCGGCACATTCGGGACGGTTTATCACGGCAAATGGAGAGGGACAGATGTCGCCatcaaaagaattaagaaaagttGTTTTGCAGGAAGATCGTCCGAGCAAGATCGCATA ACAAAAGATTTCTGGAGAGAGGCGAAGATCTTGTCGAATCTTCATCATCCCAACGTCGTGGCATTCTATGGAGTTGTTCCTGATGGCCCTGGTGGGACATTGGCAACGGTGACCGAGTTCATGGTTAATGGCTCACTCAGACATAATCTAGTAAAAAACAACAG AGCTTTGGACCGTCGGAAAAAGCTTATGATAGCAATGGATGCAGCTTTCGGGATGGAGTATCTGCATTTCAAGAACATCGTCCATTTCGACTTGAAGTGCGACAATCTGCTTGTCAATTTGAAGGATCCCCGTCGACCAATTTGCAAG GTCGCAGATTTCGGCTTGTCGAGGATCAAACAGAACACTTTCGTGTCGGGTGGAATCCGGGGTACGCTCCCCTGGATGGCGCCCGAGCTCTTGAACGGTACTAACAACCGAGTCTCGGAGAAG GTGGATATCTTCTCATTCGGGATCGCCATGTGGGAGATGTTGACCGGCGAAGAACCTTATGCTAACATGCACTGTGGTGCAATCATAG gggGCATTGTCAGCAACACGCTGAGGCCGCCGATACCGGAGGGGTGCGATCCGGAGTGGAAGGAACTGATGGAGGAGTGCTGGTCTGCTGATCCCTCGAGGCGGCCGTCCTTCACGCAGATCACCATGAGGCTGCAGACCATGCTGAAGACTCTCCAGACCAAGCGATACGCCGAGAAGCCCAAGTACTGA